The following are encoded together in the Micromonospora lupini genome:
- a CDS encoding septum formation family protein: MRRAMTTLFATAVTAVLLVGCAGSGGLDGDLTDDWAALPPATAFTPAVGVCQAADFVEVVTLAVYQPMDCAGPHRVETVHVGAFPVERAAAPANGSVELRGAFVECDTRASAYVGDDWRAGRLRLSVALPSGPGWAAGSRWYRCDLTELTTVEAAATVVVRSGSLRDALKGASGLRLGCQQTRAGAGRGVQTLVPVECGGRHDAEFVGVWRAPDRPYPARDADWAPLYTGCRSILGRFVGVPDDSDLRFRSGVVVRPPGAGRWRVGDRGVRCYLWLSDRTVTASLKGAGPTGLPVRTK; this comes from the coding sequence ATGCGCCGTGCCATGACGACCCTGTTCGCCACTGCCGTCACGGCAGTGTTGCTTGTCGGCTGCGCCGGATCCGGTGGCCTGGACGGCGACCTGACCGACGACTGGGCGGCGCTGCCACCGGCCACGGCGTTCACGCCTGCCGTCGGGGTGTGTCAGGCCGCCGACTTCGTCGAGGTGGTCACGCTGGCCGTCTATCAACCGATGGACTGCGCCGGCCCGCACCGGGTGGAGACCGTGCACGTGGGGGCGTTCCCGGTCGAGCGGGCCGCCGCCCCGGCCAACGGTTCGGTGGAGCTGCGCGGCGCGTTCGTCGAGTGCGACACCCGGGCCTCCGCGTACGTGGGCGACGACTGGCGGGCCGGGCGACTGCGGCTGTCGGTGGCGCTGCCCTCGGGGCCGGGCTGGGCGGCCGGTTCCCGCTGGTACCGGTGCGACCTGACCGAGCTGACGACTGTCGAGGCGGCGGCCACTGTGGTGGTCCGGTCGGGCAGCCTGCGGGACGCGTTGAAGGGGGCCTCCGGGCTGCGGTTGGGCTGCCAGCAGACCCGCGCCGGGGCAGGCCGGGGCGTGCAGACGCTGGTTCCGGTGGAGTGCGGCGGTCGGCACGACGCGGAGTTCGTAGGCGTGTGGCGTGCGCCGGACCGGCCGTACCCGGCCAGGGACGCCGACTGGGCGCCGCTCTACACCGGCTGCCGCAGCATCCTCGGCCGCTTTGTCGGCGTGCCCGACGACTCCGACCTGCGGTTCCGCAGCGGCGTGGTGGTGCGCCCGCCCGGTGCGGGGCGGTGGCGGGTCGGTGACCGGGGGGTCCGCTGCTACCTGTGGCTGAGCGACCGTACGGTGACCGCGTCGTTGAAGGGCGCGGGCCCGACGGGCTTGCCGGTGCGGACGAAGTAG
- the panD gene encoding aspartate 1-decarboxylase, producing the protein MLRTMLKSKIHRATVTQADLHYVGSVTVDEDLLDAADLLPGEQVAIVDITNGARLETYVIPGQRGSGVIGINGAAAHLVHPGDLVILISYGQMDDAEARSYRPRVVHVDTDNRVVELGANPAAAAPGTAGDPMPSPFAVSGV; encoded by the coding sequence ATGCTGCGGACCATGCTCAAGTCGAAGATCCACCGGGCCACGGTGACCCAGGCCGACCTGCACTACGTCGGTTCGGTGACCGTGGACGAGGACCTGCTCGACGCCGCCGACCTGCTCCCCGGCGAGCAGGTCGCGATCGTGGACATCACCAACGGCGCCCGGCTGGAGACGTACGTCATCCCGGGTCAGCGGGGCAGCGGCGTGATCGGCATCAACGGCGCCGCCGCGCACCTCGTGCACCCCGGTGACCTGGTCATCCTGATCTCGTACGGGCAGATGGACGACGCCGAGGCCCGGTCGTACCGGCCGCGGGTGGTGCACGTGGACACCGACAACCGGGTCGTCGAGCTGGGGGCGAACCCGGCGGCGGCGGCCCCGGGCACGGCCGGCGACCCGATGCCCAGCCCGTTCGCCGTGTCCGGAGTCTGA
- the panC gene encoding pantoate--beta-alanine ligase — MTRVVHTRAELAEARAALKGTVGVVMTMGALHSGHETLLRAARDQADHVLVTIFVNPLQFGPNEDFDRYPRTLDADLEVCRRAGADLVFAPSVADMYPDGQPRVRLDPGPLGGELEGASRPGFFHGVLTVVLKLLQLTRPDLAFFGEKDYQQLTLVRRMARDLDVPVEVTGVPTVREPDGLALSSRNRYLSEPERAAALSLSAALRAGARAADDGLDAGEVLSAAHAAFGAGAPGAQLDYLVLTDPELEPGPVSGPARLVIAAWVGTTRLIDNAAIHLAPRS, encoded by the coding sequence ATGACGCGGGTCGTGCACACGCGCGCCGAGTTGGCCGAGGCCCGAGCGGCGCTGAAGGGCACCGTCGGCGTGGTGATGACCATGGGCGCCCTGCACTCCGGGCACGAGACGCTGCTGCGCGCTGCCCGGGACCAGGCCGACCACGTGCTGGTGACGATCTTCGTTAACCCGCTGCAGTTCGGGCCCAACGAGGACTTCGACAGGTATCCGCGCACCCTCGACGCCGACCTGGAGGTGTGCCGGCGGGCCGGTGCCGATCTCGTCTTCGCGCCGTCGGTGGCCGACATGTACCCCGACGGCCAGCCCCGGGTACGCCTCGACCCGGGTCCGCTCGGCGGGGAGCTGGAGGGCGCGAGCCGCCCCGGCTTCTTCCACGGCGTGCTCACAGTAGTCCTGAAACTGCTCCAACTCACCCGCCCTGACCTGGCGTTCTTCGGTGAGAAGGACTATCAGCAGCTCACCCTGGTACGGCGGATGGCCCGAGACCTTGACGTCCCGGTCGAGGTGACCGGCGTGCCCACCGTCCGGGAGCCGGACGGGTTGGCGCTCTCCAGCCGCAACCGTTACCTGAGCGAGCCCGAGCGGGCGGCGGCGCTGAGCCTGTCCGCCGCGCTGCGGGCCGGGGCCCGGGCCGCCGATGACGGCCTGGACGCGGGGGAGGTGCTGTCCGCCGCACACGCCGCGTTCGGCGCCGGTGCACCCGGCGCCCAGCTCGACTACCTGGTGCTCACCGACCCCGAGCTGGAGCCGGGGCCGGTGTCCGGGCCGGCCCGGCTGGTGATCGCCGCGTGGGTCGGCACCACCCGGTTGATCGACAACGCGGCGATCCACCTCGCCCCCCGCTCCTGA
- a CDS encoding Rossmann-like and DUF2520 domain-containing protein: MSAPLRPRPAAQFGPAALRDRAVTGAPSSRLLTVGVVGAGRVGAVLGAALAATGHRVVAVAGDSGASRARLALLLPEVPRSPVVSVARAATDLLLIAVPDDALAGVVADLAGLGALHPGQVVAHTSGAHGLAVLAPAAAVGARPLALHPAMTFTGTPDDLPRLAGISYGVTAPTDLRPLAARLVADLGGVPEWVAETDRPLYHAALAHGANHLVTLVNEATDRLRDAGVARPEKVLAPLLRAALENALRLGDDALTGPVSRGDAGTVERHLARLAATAPESVPAYLALARRTADRAIAAGRLRPVDAQSLLGVLAETSREVAA, encoded by the coding sequence ATGAGCGCACCGCTGCGCCCGCGCCCGGCCGCCCAGTTTGGGCCTGCCGCACTGCGGGACCGCGCCGTCACCGGCGCCCCTTCTTCCCGTCTGCTCACCGTCGGCGTCGTCGGCGCCGGTCGGGTCGGTGCCGTCCTGGGCGCCGCGCTCGCCGCCACCGGGCACCGGGTGGTGGCCGTGGCGGGCGACTCCGGTGCCAGCCGCGCCCGTCTCGCCCTGCTGCTGCCCGAGGTGCCGCGCAGCCCGGTCGTCTCCGTCGCCCGCGCCGCCACCGACCTGCTGCTGATCGCGGTGCCGGACGACGCGCTGGCCGGGGTTGTCGCCGACCTCGCTGGACTGGGAGCCCTGCACCCTGGCCAGGTGGTCGCCCACACCTCGGGCGCGCACGGTCTCGCCGTGCTGGCGCCGGCCGCCGCGGTAGGCGCCCGGCCGCTGGCCCTGCACCCCGCCATGACCTTCACCGGTACACCTGACGACCTGCCCCGGCTGGCCGGCATCTCGTACGGGGTGACCGCCCCGACGGACCTGCGCCCGCTTGCCGCCCGGCTGGTGGCCGACCTGGGTGGCGTGCCGGAGTGGGTGGCCGAGACGGACCGCCCGCTGTACCACGCCGCGCTGGCGCACGGCGCGAACCACCTGGTGACCCTGGTGAACGAGGCGACCGACCGGCTGCGGGACGCCGGAGTGGCCCGTCCGGAGAAGGTGCTCGCCCCGCTGCTGCGGGCCGCCCTGGAGAACGCGTTGCGCCTCGGCGACGACGCGCTGACCGGTCCGGTCTCCCGGGGCGACGCGGGCACAGTCGAGCGACACCTCGCCCGACTGGCCGCCACCGCGCCGGAGTCGGTCCCCGCGTATCTGGCGCTGGCCCGGCGTACCGCCGACCGGGCGATCGCCGCCGGCCGTCTGCGGCCGGTGGACGCGCAGTCGCTGCTCGGAGTGCTCGCCGAGACGAGCCGCGAGGTCGCGGCATGA
- a CDS encoding TetR/AcrR family transcriptional regulator produces the protein MARWQPDARGRLAAAALELFRERGFEQTTVTDIAARAGLDKRTFYRLFGDKREALFSGGEQLEEVLVKAVAETDAGPFEAVVAAFLRVAEEIFTDRLELVRMRQSIVASSPELQERELRKTSSLTAAVAAALRAKGLSEATAALATESGVMVFRVALARWVAPDSDAALADLIAEVASELRAITSAPT, from the coding sequence ATGGCTCGCTGGCAACCCGACGCGCGCGGCCGCCTGGCGGCGGCCGCACTCGAGCTGTTCCGCGAGCGCGGCTTCGAACAGACGACAGTCACCGACATCGCGGCCCGCGCGGGCCTCGACAAGCGCACCTTCTACCGGCTCTTCGGCGACAAGCGCGAGGCCCTCTTCAGCGGCGGCGAGCAACTGGAGGAGGTTCTGGTCAAGGCGGTGGCCGAGACGGACGCCGGGCCGTTCGAGGCGGTCGTCGCCGCCTTCCTCCGGGTGGCGGAGGAGATCTTCACCGACCGCCTCGAGCTGGTCCGGATGCGGCAGTCGATCGTCGCCAGTAGTCCCGAGTTGCAGGAGCGTGAGCTGCGCAAGACGAGTTCACTGACTGCCGCGGTCGCTGCCGCTCTGCGGGCCAAGGGCCTCAGCGAGGCGACCGCCGCTCTGGCGACCGAGTCCGGCGTCATGGTCTTCCGGGTCGCGCTCGCCCGCTGGGTCGCACCCGACAGCGATGCCGCGCTCGCCGACCTGATCGCCGAGGTGGCCTCCGAACTACGCGCGATCACGTCGGCCCCGACCTGA
- a CDS encoding SDR family oxidoreductase, producing MRVFVTGASGHLGSAVVPNLISAGHDVIGLARSDTSAAAIEKLGAEVRRGDLSDLDALREEAAGSDGVVHLAFRHDLLVSGNLAGAAEVDLAALTALADGLAGSGKPFVGTGGTAMLVLGGIVGRPGTERDTFPAGGYRIDAENFVAGLASRGVRSSVVRLPIVHSSLDHVGFITTIIRAARQHGYAAYVGEGTNRWSAVHTLDAAELYRLALEKAPAGARLHAVADAGVPFRQIAEAIGRNLDIPVRSISPDEASGYFGFLETFAQLDNPTSSAVTRELLGWTPAHPDLIADLDAGHYFQA from the coding sequence ATGCGCGTATTCGTCACAGGCGCCTCCGGCCACCTCGGCTCCGCGGTCGTGCCGAACCTGATCTCCGCCGGACACGACGTCATCGGTCTGGCCCGCTCCGACACGTCCGCCGCCGCGATCGAGAAGCTCGGCGCCGAGGTACGCCGTGGCGACCTCTCCGACCTCGACGCGCTTCGGGAGGAAGCGGCCGGCTCCGACGGAGTGGTCCACCTGGCGTTCCGCCACGACCTCCTGGTCAGCGGCAACCTGGCCGGCGCCGCCGAGGTCGACCTGGCGGCTCTCACGGCACTCGCCGACGGCCTGGCCGGCTCCGGCAAGCCCTTCGTCGGCACGGGCGGGACAGCCATGCTCGTGCTGGGCGGCATCGTCGGCCGACCCGGCACCGAGCGCGACACCTTCCCGGCCGGCGGCTACCGGATCGACGCGGAGAACTTCGTGGCCGGCCTCGCCTCCCGCGGTGTGCGCTCCTCCGTCGTCCGGCTCCCCATCGTGCACAGCTCGCTGGACCACGTCGGCTTCATCACCACAATCATCAGGGCGGCCCGGCAGCACGGGTACGCCGCGTACGTCGGCGAGGGCACCAACAGGTGGTCAGCCGTGCACACGCTCGACGCGGCCGAGCTCTACCGACTCGCCCTGGAAAAGGCCCCAGCCGGTGCGCGCCTGCACGCTGTCGCCGACGCAGGAGTTCCCTTCCGGCAGATCGCCGAGGCCATCGGCCGCAACCTCGACATCCCGGTCCGGAGCATCAGCCCCGACGAGGCGAGCGGGTACTTCGGCTTCCTCGAGACGTTCGCGCAGCTGGACAACCCGACGTCGTCCGCCGTCACGCGCGAGCTGCTGGGCTGGACCCCCGCCCACCCCGACCTCATCGCCGACCTGGACGCGGGGCACTACTTCCAGGCGTGA
- a CDS encoding SAM-dependent methyltransferase: MPILWRDAMSHALYGPGGFFVAGPGPADHFRTSVHASPAFATALLRLLDQVDVALGHPDRLDVVDVGAGRGELLRALLASVGGAVGVSVRRSPDEPSSVAARPSLAGRVRFTAVEYATRPENLPEEITWTAEIPAEITGVLLATEWLDNVPLDLAVHSEDGWRYLLVDPESGVESVGGPVDAADLDWLTTWWPSTTSPPAVDGDPTSGATSPLTDGDPTPELTGTAATSETGSGFRAARPAQGSSLTARSRPETPHSGQPETLHSNQQRAEIGRTRDEAWASAVHKIQRGLAVAVDYGHLREGRPVDGTLTGYRGGRQVPPVPDGSSDVTAHVAMDSVASAGAAVARCAYSLVSQAEALRALGADGGRPPLSLAGVDPAGYVRALAAASAVAELTDPAGLGGHLWLRQPVGIPLGPAVAR; this comes from the coding sequence ATGCCGATCCTGTGGCGGGACGCGATGAGTCACGCGCTCTACGGGCCGGGCGGCTTCTTCGTGGCCGGCCCGGGGCCGGCCGACCACTTCCGGACCAGCGTGCACGCCTCCCCGGCGTTCGCCACCGCGCTGCTACGCCTTCTCGATCAGGTCGACGTCGCCCTCGGCCATCCTGACCGGCTCGACGTCGTCGACGTGGGCGCGGGTCGAGGAGAGCTGCTCCGCGCTCTGCTGGCGTCCGTCGGGGGCGCGGTGGGGGTTTCCGTGCGTCGGTCACCCGACGAACCGTCGTCGGTCGCCGCCCGTCCGTCGCTAGCGGGCCGCGTGCGCTTCACAGCTGTGGAGTACGCGACCCGCCCCGAGAACCTGCCCGAAGAGATCACCTGGACAGCCGAGATCCCTGCCGAGATCACCGGGGTGCTGCTGGCCACCGAGTGGCTGGACAACGTGCCGCTGGACCTGGCCGTGCACTCCGAGGACGGCTGGCGATACCTGCTGGTCGACCCGGAGAGCGGTGTCGAGTCGGTTGGCGGGCCCGTCGACGCCGCCGACCTCGACTGGCTGACCACCTGGTGGCCCAGCACCACGAGCCCTCCCGCGGTCGACGGCGACCCGACCTCGGGCGCCACGAGCCCTCTTACCGACGGCGACCCGACCCCGGAGTTGACCGGGACGGCCGCGACCAGCGAGACCGGGTCGGGTTTCCGGGCAGCCCGGCCGGCACAGGGATCAAGCCTGACCGCCCGGAGCCGGCCGGAAACCCCCCACAGCGGCCAGCCGGAAACCCTCCACAGCAACCAACAGCGCGCCGAGATCGGCCGGACCAGGGACGAGGCTTGGGCGAGCGCGGTGCACAAGATCCAGCGAGGGCTGGCTGTCGCGGTGGACTACGGGCATCTGCGGGAGGGACGGCCTGTCGACGGGACGTTGACCGGATATCGGGGTGGGCGGCAGGTGCCTCCGGTGCCGGACGGGTCGAGTGACGTGACAGCGCACGTGGCAATGGACTCGGTCGCCTCCGCCGGCGCGGCGGTCGCCAGGTGTGCGTACTCCCTGGTCTCGCAGGCCGAGGCGCTGCGGGCGCTCGGGGCCGACGGAGGGCGACCGCCGCTGAGCCTGGCCGGCGTCGACCCGGCCGGTTACGTGCGGGCGCTGGCCGCCGCGTCGGCGGTGGCCGAGCTGACCGACCCGGCCGGGCTCGGCGGGCACCTGTGGCTGCGCCAACCGGTCGGCATCCCGCTCGGCCCGGCCGTGGCACGATGA
- a CDS encoding NADH-quinone oxidoreductase subunit D, producing the protein MTGMTTDAGALRELTVGTGAGLVAGTGDQQIGTDMVLNIGPQHPSTHGVLRLKLVLDGERVIACEPIVGYMHRGAEKLFEVRDYRQIIVLANRHDWLSAFSNELGVVLAVERLMGMEVPERATWLRMALAELNRVLNHLMFLGSYPLEIGAITPVFYAFRERETIQAVMEEVSGGRIHYMFNRVGGLKEEVPYGWTGRARAAIGEVRRRLPDLDHLIRRNEIFLARTVGVGVLSAADAAAFGASGPVARASGLDLDLRRDDPYLAYDELDVPVVTKTAGDCHARFEVLLDQVYVSLDLAEQCLDRVDRLTGPINTRLPKVLKAPEGHTYAWTENPLGINGYYLVSRGEKTPWRLKLRTASYANVQALATLLPGCLVPDLIAILGSMFFVVGDIDK; encoded by the coding sequence ATGACGGGCATGACCACCGACGCCGGGGCCCTTCGTGAACTGACCGTCGGCACGGGGGCCGGCCTGGTCGCCGGCACCGGCGATCAGCAGATCGGCACCGACATGGTGCTGAACATCGGCCCGCAGCACCCCTCGACGCACGGCGTGCTGCGGTTGAAGCTGGTGCTCGACGGCGAGCGGGTCATCGCCTGCGAACCGATCGTCGGGTACATGCACCGGGGCGCGGAGAAGCTCTTCGAGGTACGCGACTACCGGCAGATCATCGTGCTGGCCAACAGGCACGACTGGCTCTCGGCGTTCTCGAACGAGCTGGGTGTGGTGCTCGCGGTGGAACGTCTGATGGGCATGGAGGTGCCGGAGCGGGCCACCTGGCTGCGGATGGCCCTCGCCGAGTTGAACCGGGTGCTCAACCACCTGATGTTCCTCGGCTCCTACCCGCTGGAGATCGGGGCGATCACGCCGGTCTTCTACGCTTTCCGGGAACGGGAGACCATCCAGGCGGTGATGGAGGAGGTCTCCGGCGGCCGGATCCACTACATGTTCAACCGGGTGGGCGGGCTGAAGGAGGAGGTGCCGTACGGCTGGACCGGGCGGGCGCGTGCGGCGATCGGCGAGGTACGCCGGCGGCTGCCCGACCTGGACCACCTGATCCGGCGCAACGAGATCTTCCTGGCCCGCACGGTGGGCGTGGGCGTGCTGTCCGCGGCCGACGCCGCCGCGTTCGGCGCGTCCGGTCCGGTGGCCCGAGCCTCCGGGCTCGACCTGGACCTGCGCCGCGACGATCCCTACCTGGCCTACGACGAGCTGGACGTGCCGGTGGTGACGAAGACCGCCGGGGACTGCCACGCCCGCTTCGAGGTGCTGCTCGACCAGGTGTACGTCTCGCTGGATCTGGCCGAGCAGTGCCTGGACCGGGTGGACCGGCTGACCGGGCCGATCAACACCCGACTGCCGAAGGTCCTCAAGGCGCCGGAGGGGCACACGTACGCCTGGACGGAGAATCCGCTGGGCATCAACGGCTACTACCTGGTGTCGCGCGGCGAGAAGACGCCCTGGCGGTTGAAACTGCGCACCGCGTCGTACGCCAACGTGCAGGCGCTGGCCACCCTGCTCCCCGGCTGCCTCGTGCCGGACCTGATCGCCATCCTCGGCTCGATGTTCTTCGTGGTCGGCGACATCGACAAGTGA
- a CDS encoding glycine betaine ABC transporter substrate-binding protein, whose product MRARTRLAMGAIGAVAGAALLTGCGDAGSSGTDAPQTSASGAGCAPVAGQQLIALTDDKKLQNSDNVIPAVNSKVANPQLIAALDKVSAALDTPKLVQLNKAVDADRKTPKVAAEEFASANNITAGIAKGPGGQIVVGAGNFSESQTLGELYRIALTAAGYQVKVQQIGNRELYEPALEKGEIQVVPEYASTMAEFLNTKANGKNAQPVSSPDINATVTKLKPEGDKVGITFGSPAAAQDQNAFAVTQEFADKYGVRTLSELAAKCSGSATVLGGPPECQQRPFCKPGLEKTYGLSVGSFSSLDQGGPLTKNGLREGKISVGLVFSSDGAFATS is encoded by the coding sequence ATGCGCGCACGTACACGTCTGGCGATGGGCGCCATCGGCGCCGTCGCCGGGGCAGCACTGCTCACCGGGTGTGGTGATGCCGGCTCGTCCGGCACCGACGCCCCCCAGACGAGCGCCTCCGGCGCCGGGTGCGCCCCGGTCGCCGGTCAGCAGCTCATCGCTCTGACGGACGACAAGAAGCTCCAGAACTCCGACAACGTCATCCCGGCCGTCAACAGCAAGGTGGCCAACCCGCAGTTGATCGCCGCTCTGGACAAGGTCTCCGCGGCGCTCGACACCCCGAAGCTGGTCCAGCTCAACAAGGCCGTCGACGCCGACCGCAAGACCCCCAAGGTGGCCGCCGAGGAGTTCGCCAGCGCCAACAACATCACCGCGGGCATCGCCAAGGGCCCGGGTGGCCAGATCGTGGTGGGCGCCGGCAACTTCAGCGAGAGCCAGACGTTGGGTGAGCTGTACCGGATCGCGCTCACCGCAGCCGGCTACCAGGTCAAGGTGCAGCAGATCGGCAACCGGGAGCTGTACGAGCCGGCGCTGGAGAAGGGCGAGATCCAGGTCGTCCCGGAGTACGCGTCGACAATGGCCGAGTTCCTCAACACCAAGGCCAACGGCAAGAACGCCCAGCCGGTGTCCTCGCCCGACATCAACGCGACGGTGACCAAGCTCAAGCCCGAGGGCGACAAGGTGGGTATCACCTTCGGCAGCCCCGCCGCCGCACAGGACCAGAACGCGTTCGCGGTCACCCAGGAGTTCGCCGACAAGTACGGCGTACGGACCCTCTCCGAGCTGGCCGCGAAGTGCTCCGGCAGCGCGACGGTGCTGGGCGGCCCGCCGGAGTGCCAGCAGCGTCCGTTCTGCAAGCCGGGCCTGGAGAAGACGTACGGGCTCTCGGTGGGTTCGTTCTCCTCGCTTGACCAGGGTGGGCCGCTGACCAAGAACGGGCTGCGTGAGGGCAAGATCAGCGTGGGTCTGGTCTTCTCCTCGGACGGCGCCTTCGCCACCAGCTGA
- a CDS encoding ABC transporter permease, whose product MSAAANPVHQAVLWLNDPLNWSNPGGILDRLGEHLTISALAVALGCLVAWPVGLWLGHAGRGGGLVVLVSNATLAIPTLALLTILPLTFLGFGRTPVVVALAVFAVPPLLANAYTGVRQADPEARDAARGMGLSGGQLLRRVELPLAVPYLAAGFRTAAVQVIATTALASFVNGGGLGEIIRTGFGLSIAAGGGQIVAGGVLVAGLALLAELLLGIVERLVTPRPLRRGRQRAGRARPADATGRA is encoded by the coding sequence GTGAGCGCCGCGGCCAACCCCGTGCACCAGGCGGTGCTCTGGCTCAACGACCCCCTGAACTGGAGCAACCCGGGCGGCATCCTGGACCGGCTCGGTGAGCACCTGACGATCTCCGCCCTGGCGGTGGCGCTGGGCTGCCTGGTGGCCTGGCCGGTCGGGCTCTGGCTCGGGCACGCCGGCCGGGGCGGTGGCCTGGTGGTGTTGGTGTCCAACGCCACTTTGGCCATTCCCACCCTGGCGTTGCTGACCATCCTGCCGCTGACCTTCCTCGGCTTCGGGCGTACGCCTGTGGTGGTGGCGCTCGCCGTCTTCGCCGTCCCGCCGCTGCTGGCCAACGCCTACACAGGCGTACGTCAGGCAGACCCGGAGGCGCGCGACGCGGCCCGCGGGATGGGCCTGTCCGGCGGGCAACTGCTGCGTCGGGTGGAGCTGCCGCTCGCGGTGCCGTACCTGGCGGCCGGTTTCCGGACCGCCGCCGTGCAGGTCATCGCCACGACCGCGCTGGCCTCGTTCGTCAACGGTGGCGGTCTCGGCGAGATCATCCGCACCGGGTTCGGTTTGAGCATCGCCGCCGGTGGCGGGCAGATCGTGGCCGGCGGTGTGCTGGTGGCCGGGTTGGCGCTGCTGGCCGAGCTGCTCCTCGGGATCGTCGAACGCCTGGTCACCCCCCGTCCCCTGCGACGCGGGCGGCAGCGCGCCGGCCGCGCCCGGCCCGCCGACGCCACAGGCCGCGCCTGA
- a CDS encoding ABC transporter permease codes for MSFRLSYRADPGNPWFSWQYVRDNSDTILAAVREHASLTGRAVLIAVLIALPLSVLAYWVRPLAGPILGVTGVIYTIPSLALFAFIAPYLGTGATTVLVGLVLYALLLIVRNVVAGLNQVPPEVGEAAEGMGYGRWRRLFRIDLPLAIPGILTGLRLATVSTVALVTVGVLVGHGGLGQLIFAGFQNNLYKAEIMTGTVLCVALAVLLDLLLVLVGRLVTPWSARGVR; via the coding sequence ATGTCCTTCCGCCTGAGCTACCGGGCCGACCCGGGTAACCCCTGGTTCTCCTGGCAGTACGTGCGGGACAACTCTGACACGATCCTTGCCGCCGTGCGTGAACACGCCTCCCTCACGGGACGCGCGGTGTTGATCGCGGTGCTGATCGCCCTGCCGTTGTCCGTGCTCGCGTACTGGGTCCGCCCGCTGGCCGGCCCGATCCTCGGCGTCACCGGCGTGATCTACACCATCCCGTCACTGGCGCTGTTCGCGTTCATCGCACCGTACCTGGGCACCGGCGCCACCACCGTGCTGGTCGGGTTGGTCCTGTACGCGCTGCTGCTGATCGTCCGCAACGTGGTGGCGGGGCTCAACCAGGTGCCGCCGGAGGTCGGCGAGGCCGCCGAGGGCATGGGCTACGGCCGGTGGCGGCGGCTCTTCCGGATCGACCTGCCGCTTGCCATCCCCGGCATCCTGACCGGGCTGCGCCTGGCCACCGTGTCGACTGTCGCGCTTGTCACCGTCGGGGTGCTGGTGGGGCACGGCGGCCTCGGCCAACTGATCTTCGCGGGCTTCCAGAACAACCTCTACAAGGCCGAAATCATGACCGGTACGGTGCTCTGCGTGGCGCTCGCGGTGCTGCTGGACCTGCTGCTGGTCCTCGTCGGCCGGCTCGTCACCCCCTGGTCCGCCCGGGGCGTCCGGTGA
- a CDS encoding ABC transporter ATP-binding protein, protein MDVTPEAAGVAESPRAASISLQGIQKRYPNGTEAVRGLSLEVKAGELVVLIGPSGCGKSTVLRMVNRLIEPTAGRIMLGDEDVTDVDPVRLRRRIGYVIQNVGLFPHQTVRANVATVPSLLRWSRDRTRARVDELLDLVGLDPSQFGRRYPHELSGGQRQRVGVARALAADPVVLLMDEPFSAVDPIVRTRLQEEFLRLQAEVRKTIVLVTHDLDEAVRLGDRIAVLSQGGHLEQYDTPAALLGAPATPFVREFVGADRGIRRLAVTPLDRDSLEPVPGDAPADLPTVALDGTAYDALAVLLTSGRDRLVVTDDGRPVGALSRQGLLDLGRSTG, encoded by the coding sequence GTGGACGTTACCCCGGAGGCTGCCGGCGTGGCTGAATCCCCTCGCGCGGCGTCGATCTCCCTACAGGGCATCCAGAAGCGCTACCCGAACGGCACCGAGGCCGTCCGGGGGCTGAGCCTGGAGGTCAAGGCCGGAGAGCTGGTGGTGCTTATCGGCCCGTCCGGCTGCGGCAAGTCGACAGTGCTCCGCATGGTCAACCGCCTGATCGAGCCGACGGCCGGGCGGATCATGCTCGGCGACGAGGACGTCACGGACGTCGACCCGGTGCGGCTACGCCGCCGGATCGGCTACGTGATCCAGAACGTGGGCCTGTTTCCACACCAGACGGTCCGGGCGAACGTGGCAACCGTCCCGAGCCTGCTCCGCTGGTCCCGGGATCGCACCCGGGCCCGCGTCGACGAGTTGCTCGACCTGGTCGGCCTGGACCCGTCCCAGTTCGGCCGCCGCTACCCGCACGAGCTGTCGGGTGGGCAACGACAGCGGGTGGGTGTGGCTCGCGCGCTCGCCGCCGATCCGGTGGTGCTGCTGATGGACGAGCCGTTCTCGGCCGTGGACCCGATCGTCCGGACCCGCCTGCAGGAGGAGTTCCTCCGCCTCCAGGCCGAGGTCCGCAAGACGATCGTGCTTGTCACCCACGACCTCGACGAGGCCGTCCGGCTCGGTGACCGGATCGCGGTGCTCTCCCAGGGCGGGCATCTTGAGCAGTACGACACGCCTGCCGCTCTGCTCGGCGCGCCGGCCACCCCGTTCGTCCGCGAGTTCGTCGGGGCCGACCGGGGCATCCGCCGGCTGGCGGTCACCCCGCTCGACCGGGATTCCCTGGAGCCGGTGCCCGGGGACGCGCCCGCGGATCTGCCCACCGTGGCGCTGGACGGCACGGCGTACGACGCGCTGGCGGTGCTGCTCACGTCGGGACGGGACCGGCTCGTCGTGACCGACGACGGCCGCCCGGTCGGCGCGCTCAGTCGCCAGGGCCTGCTCGACCTGGGGCGCTCGACGGGCTGA